One Thermoplasmata archaeon DNA segment encodes these proteins:
- the gcvT gene encoding glycine cleavage system aminomethyltransferase GcvT, translating to MTEIAGPAPAVKLLQTPLIEFHRAHGGHLVPFAGWEMPLYYSGIIAEHTAVRSGAGLFDVGHMGILTVTGGTAAALLSRRTTINVEKIAPGQVKYGFFLQMGGGIVDDLLITRLDAGTGPTSSYLVVPNAGRAFEIQLILQQHRHPDATIERWNGRVTILAVQGPKSRTLLEKEFGWSLAGLGFYRSRFFPAERGGPGANDGTIGGAIPGDLEHRILVSRTGYTGELGYELFLRGDRARAVADRLVQGGALPCGLGARDTLRLEKGYLLSGQEFLRNRSPIQAGQDRFVEFDHPFVGRETLEAEQKEGPAERLVGLRVNSEGAVPRHGTPVHRAGQPIGTVTSGGLSPNLHVGIALAYLPKEYTQPGTQVELELRGREVPAEVVPLPFLPATKAPA from the coding sequence ATGACGGAGATCGCCGGTCCCGCACCTGCGGTGAAGCTGTTGCAGACACCGCTGATCGAGTTCCACCGCGCGCACGGGGGTCATCTCGTCCCGTTCGCGGGCTGGGAGATGCCGTTGTACTACTCGGGCATCATCGCGGAGCACACGGCGGTGCGATCCGGAGCGGGCCTGTTCGACGTCGGTCACATGGGGATCCTGACCGTCACCGGCGGAACCGCGGCTGCGTTGCTCTCCCGCCGAACGACCATCAACGTCGAGAAGATCGCCCCGGGACAGGTGAAGTACGGATTCTTCCTCCAGATGGGCGGCGGCATCGTCGACGATCTCCTGATCACGCGTCTGGACGCCGGTACCGGACCGACCTCATCGTACCTGGTGGTCCCCAACGCCGGCCGTGCGTTCGAGATCCAGCTCATCCTCCAACAGCACCGCCACCCCGACGCCACGATCGAGCGGTGGAACGGTCGCGTGACCATCCTCGCGGTCCAGGGTCCGAAGTCGCGGACGTTGCTCGAGAAGGAGTTCGGCTGGTCGCTCGCAGGTCTCGGCTTCTACCGAAGCCGGTTCTTCCCCGCGGAGCGGGGGGGTCCGGGAGCCAACGATGGAACGATCGGTGGGGCAATCCCGGGCGATCTCGAGCACCGGATCCTCGTCAGCCGTACCGGATACACGGGGGAACTGGGCTACGAGCTGTTCTTACGGGGAGATCGCGCGCGGGCGGTCGCCGATCGCCTCGTCCAGGGCGGGGCGCTTCCCTGCGGGCTCGGGGCGCGCGACACGCTGCGCCTGGAGAAGGGCTACCTGCTCTCGGGCCAGGAGTTCCTGCGGAATCGCTCGCCGATCCAGGCGGGCCAGGATCGGTTCGTGGAGTTCGATCATCCCTTCGTGGGCCGAGAGACCCTGGAGGCCGAGCAGAAGGAGGGGCCCGCCGAGCGCCTCGTGGGCCTGCGCGTCAACTCCGAGGGAGCCGTCCCCCGCCACGGGACCCCCGTCCATCGAGCGGGGCAGCCGATCGGGACCGTGACGAGCGGCGGACTGTCTCCCAACCTGCACGTCGGCATCGCGCTCGCATACCTCCCGAAGGAGTATACGCAGCCGGGCACGCAGGTCGAACTGGAACTGCGTGGACGCGAGGTACCCGCCGAGGTCGTTCCCCTTCCGTTCCTCCCCGCGACGAAGGCACCAGCGTAA